GCTGCGCCAGTGGTCGGGGTAGGCGACCTTGCGCAGATAGGCGTCGAGCTTGATGACCGCCTGCTGCTTTGTCGCGGCGCTCATCCAGTCGAGCCCTTCGATCCGCTCGCGCAGCGCCGACACCAGATTGTCGACCATCTTGGCGGCGCGGGCCTTGGCCGCCGGCGAGAAGTTGCGGGCGATGTACTCCTGGCCCACCGCCTCCCCCAGCGCGCCGTTGGTGGACTGCGCGCACTCCCGCCAGCGCGGGGGCGGTTCCTTGATGCCCGTCTGAATCTGTTCCCACCGGAACGCCTCGGCGCGGAACGGCGCGCCGAGCGCGGCCATCGCGCTGTTCGTGGCGTGCCAGCGCAGGTAGGCCTTCCAGTCCTTCACCGACACCGCGGGGAGGAGTGAATCGAGCGCCGCGAAGAACGACGGCGTACGCACGTTCACCGTAGTCACGCCCTTCGCTCCCTGCTGTTCGAGGTACCGCGCCCAATCGATGCGCGGCGTCATCTGCTGGAATTCGGCGAGGTCCATCTTGTGGTACGTCGCATTCGGATCCCGCATCGCCACCCGCGAGATCTGTACCCTGGCGAGCGCGGTCTCCACCGCGAGCACGGCATCGGCGTCGGCTCTGGCCTGCCGGTCGTTCTCTCCGATCAGGGCCAACGACCGTGCCATGTGGTTCACGTATTCGCCGCGCATGTTCACCGTGCGCGGGTCGTCGTTGAGGTAATCGTCGCGGGACGACATCCCGAGCCCGCCCTGGGTGGCGGCCACGATGATGTCGTTGGCGTTCTTCGGGTCGGGCCCCGGCCCCAGCGAGAAGGGCGCCAGTCCGCCGCCGCCGCGGCCACCGCCGCCGGCATCGCGCACCCCGAAGGCCCGTACCACGTCATCGGTGGTCTTCACGGCGTCGATCGCGTCGAGCGCCGGTTGCAGCGGTTTCATGCCGCGCCGGTCGATCGCCGCGGTGTCCATGCACGCCATGTAGTACGTCCCGATCTTCCAGTCGTTGGTGCCGGGTTTGGTCTCGCGGCTGCGGACGAGGCTGGCCGCATCGACCACGATCTGATGGACCACCTCCTGGTTCTTGTCGGCGAGGATGCCGAAGCTCGCCAGACTCGTCTTGTCCGGCGGAATCGTGTGGGTCTTGAGCCAGCCGCCATTCGCGTATTCATAAAAATCGGTACACGGCGCGCAGGTGGTGTCGAAGTTCGCTCTGGCGAACGTGCCGGCGTCGCCCTGTTGGGCGGAGGCGGCAGCAGCCGTCGCGACGCTCAGCGCGGCCGCGGCGGCTAGGTAGCGCATCGATCGACTGGTCATCATCGCTCTCGATGGTGTGGGGGGCGCGCTGGCGGAACGGAAGCGCACGGGTACGTAACGGCGACTGCCAATATTGGCGCGCGGACCGGCGGCGCGCACCAGGCGGCGCGGGGGATTGTTTCGGACCGCGAGGAATGGGTGCCGTCGGCCACGCCCGGCGGGGTTACCGTCGCCCCATGCCAACGGCCACTGAACGCAAAGCGCTGCTGTTCCTTGGCGCCGTCGCCTGTCTCGGCGGTGGCGTGCGGGTCGTGCGGGCCCGCGAGATTCCGCCACCCCCGGCCTCGGCGCGTCGCGCGCTCGACGCCCAGATCTCAGCCGTCGACTCGACTCGCCGGCAGCCCTCACCTCCGGGCCGCGGGCGCCGGCGCGCCGCGTCGCGCGACACCAATCCGCCTGGCGGCGCTCCCCGCCGTCCCCGTGGTGGGAGGGCGCGTTCGGTGGGGCTGCCACCGGATCCGCCACTGGGTTCCTTCAACCGGCTGGACGTCGATCGCGCGACCGTGGTGGAGCTGCAGCGGCTACCGGGAATCGGTCCAGCGTTGGCCGCTCGGATCGTCGCATACCGGGACTCGAATGGCCCGTTCGGCTCCATGGATCGGCTGCGGCGGGTGAAAGGAATTGGTCCCGCCACCGCCGCTCGCCTCGATTCACTCGTGTCGTTCTGGGGCCGACGGGGGCCGTAAGTCCACACCAGGCCAAGCCTTCACGGCGGGCGTGCGCTAGCGCACAAAACCGTCGCGCCGTGTGGGCGTAAGCCGTTCTTGACAGGGAGGTTACGGTAGGGCACCTTCCCGATTGCCGCGTTCGCGCCATCAATGTGTGTGATGGGGACGCTGCTTCCTGCCAATCGCTTCACCCCGTGACCCCAACGCCATGGCCGCACCCGTCGCTTCCAGCGAACGCATCGGCGACATCCTCCTCCGTGAAGGACTGATCTCCAAAGAGCAACTCGACAGGGCGCTCCAGGAGCAGAGGCAGAACGGCACGCGGGTGGGGTACAACCTCGTCAAACTCGGATTCATCCACGAAACGGAACTGACCAAGGTGCTCGCCCGGCAGTTCAAAATGCCGGCGGTGGATCTGTCCAAGTTCGAGGTCGATCCGCGCATCGCCAAGCTGATCCCGGGCGATCTGGCGCTCAAGCATCTCGTCCTGCCGCTCAAGCGCGAGGGGCGGACGCTCACCGTGGCGATGGCCGACCCGACCAATCTTGGTGTCCTCGAAGACCTCAAGTTCATCACGCGGTATGACATCTTCCCCGTGATCGCGGGTGAGTTCACGATCAAGAACGCGCTGGATAAGATCTTCGAGGACGCGGACCTGCAGATGACCTCGTTGCTCGACGACATCGAGGGAATGGGGCTCGATGGGGACGTCGAGGTGGTGGAGGACCGGGAGGAGGAGGTTTCGGCGGCGGCTCTGGCAGCGGCCGTGGACGACGCGCCGGTGGTGAAGCTCATCAACGCCATCCTCTCCGACGCCGTGAAGAAGGGAGCGTCGGATATCCACTTCGAGTGTTTCGAGAACGAGCTGCGCGTGCGCTACCGCGTGGACGGTGCGCTCAGCGAGGTGATGAAGCCGCCCAAGAAGATGCAGGCGGCACTGGTGTCGCGGTTCAAGATCATGGCGTCGCTCAACATCGCAGAGCGCCGCGTGCCGCAGGATGGCCGCATCAAGCTGAAGATGGGGAACAAGGTCATCGACTACCGTGTGTCCACGCTCCCCACGCTGTTCGGCGAGAAGATCGTGCTGCGTATTCTCGACAAGGGCAACCTGACGCTCGACCTCGAGAAGTTCGGCATCGAGCCCAAGGCCGAGAAGGATCTGATGGAAGCGGTGACGAATCCGTACGGCATGGTGCTGGTCACCGGCCCCACGGGCTCCGGCAAGACGACCACGCTCTATTCGGCGATCTCCAAGATCAACACGATCGACGTGAACATCATGACCGCCGAGGACCCCGTGGAGTACAACATGTTCGGGGTCAATCAGGTGCTCGTGCGCAACGAGGTGGGCATGACGTTCGCCGCGGCGCTGCGGGCATTCCTGCGCCAGGACCCGAACATCATCATGGTGGGTGAGATCCGCGATCTGGAGACCGGCAGCATCGCCATCAAGGCGGCGCTCACGGGCCACCTGGTGCTCTCCACGCTCCACACCAATTCGGCGCCGGAAACGGTCACGCGCCTCATGGATATGGGGCTCGAGCCCTTCAACGTGGCGTCGGCGCTCAATCTGGTGCTGGCGCAGCGTCTGCTGCGGCGCATCTGCCCCAACTGCAAGGAGAAATACACGCCGAGCGACGACGATCTGGCGATCGCGAAGGTGACGCGGAAGACGACGTTGCGCGAGTTGCGGTTTACCGACTACGCCATCGACGCGGCGCGGTTGCGGGCCACCAAGGAGGCGGCGCCGTATCTGGCCCATGTGACGCTGGACACGACGTTCGGCGAGTTGGCGTACTTCCGGGGCGTGGGATGCGACACGTGCGGTGGGAGCGGCCTCAAGGGTCGCCAGGGCGTATACGAAGTGCTGCCGATGACACCGGCCATCCGCAAGCTGGTGATGATGAACGTGGGCGCTGCCGAGATCCGCGATGCGGCAATCGAGGAGGGCATGCTCACCCTGCGCATGGATGCGTGGATGAAGGTGATGAAGGGCATCGCCACGATCGAGCAGATGTGCCGGGAGACCTCGGCGTAACAAACGGACGTCTATCTGCTGACGTCTGGCGTCCCTAGTCGTCTGTTCATCGCGAGCATCTGACGACGCGGGGCCACGGACCCTGGGCGCCAGAACGCAGAATACGACCGTCCCCCGCTGCCGCTCCAACCCAAGGATCGATGACGACCCCCGCATCCCCATCTTCGCTGAATCTCCGCGTACTGCTCGAGGAAGTGATCGAGCGCGGCGCTTCCGACCTCCACATCACGGCGGGCGAGCGCCCCAAGATGCGCATTGATGGTGACATCATCGATTCGAGCATCGAGGCGGTGCTGCAACCGAAAGACACCATGCAGCTGGCGTATTCGGTGCTCACGGAGAATCAGAAGAAGCGGTTCGAGATGGAGGACGAACTGGACTTCTCGTTCGGCATCCAGAATCTGGCCCGGTTCCGCGGCAACTGCTTCAAGCAGCGCGGCTGCGTGTCGATGGTCATCCGGCAGATTCCGTTCGACATCAAGACCTTCCAGGACCTGGGGCTGCCCAAGGTCATCAGCGACCTGTCGGACAAGCCGCGTGGGCTGATTCTGGTCACGGGCCCCACGGGCTCTGGCAAGTCGACCACGCTGGCGGCGATGATCGACAAGATCAACAAGGAAATCAAAGGGCACATCATCACGATCGAGGACCCGATCGAGTTCATCCACCGGCACCAGGGGTGCATCGTCAACCAGCGCGAGGTGGGTTCGGACACGAAGAGCTTCGGGGCGGCGCTCAAGTACGCGTTGCGTCAGGACCCCGACGTCGTCCTCATTGGAGAAATGCGCGACCTGGAGACCATCCAGGCCGGGCTGACGATTGCGGAAACGGGGCACCTGGCGTTCGCGACGCTGCACACCAACAGCGCGGCGGAGGCCATCAACCGGATCATCGACGTCTTTCCGTCGCACCAGCAATCGCAGGTGCGGGCGCAGCTGGCGTTCTCGCTCGAGGGCATCATCACGCAGACCCTGCTCCCGAAGATGGGCGGCAAGGGGCGGGCGATGGCGGCGGAGATCCTGGTCGTGACCCCGGCCATCCGGGCGCTCATCCGGGACGACAAGATCCATCAGATCTATTCGATGATGCAGTCGGGCAAGAAGTACGGCATGCAGACGATGAACGACGCCTTGTACAATCTGTACGTGACCCGGATGGTGTCATTCGACGATTGTATCAGAGCATCGCACGATCCCGTGGAGTTGGCGCGCATGTGCGGCGTCGCACTCGATGGGGCGGACGAGAAGAGGCCGGGGTCCCCCACGCCGAGCATAACGGGAACGAGGCGGTAATCACCGGAGGCAACAGGCGGCATGTCCACATTTTCGTACACGGCGCGTACGGCCAACGGCCAACTGAAGACCGACACGATGGAAGCGGCGACCCGCGACGAGGCGATCGCGAATCTCCGCCGGCAGCGGCTCACCGTGGTCAAGATCGACGAGAACGCCAGCAAGAAGAAGCGCATGGGCAAGATCAGCATGCGCGACATCGTGATCTTCACGCGACAATTCTCGACGATGATCAACGCGGGACTGCCGCTGGTGCAGGCGCTGGACATCCTGGCGCAGCAGAGCGAGAGTCCGGCGTTGCGTGATACGACGCGCCAGGTGGTGTTCGACGTGGAGTCGGGCCACACGGTAGCCGACGCTCTGCGCAAGCACCCCAAGGCATTCACGGAGCTGTACGTGAACATGGTGGCAGCCGGTGAAGCGGGTGGTATTCTCGACACCATCCTGCTCCGTCTGGCCGTGTTCATGGAAAAGAACGACGCCCTGGTGCGCAAGGTGAAGGGCGCGATGATCTACCCGGCCGTGATCATGAGTGTGGCGGCGACGGCCATCGCGGTGCTGCTGATCTTCGTGATCCCCGTCTTCCAGAACATGTTCTCGAGCGTGAACATCGCGCTGCCGCTGCCCACGCGCATCGTCATCGGCCTGTCGAACTTCCTCAAGAATTTCTGGTGGGCGGTG
The window above is part of the Gemmatimonadaceae bacterium genome. Proteins encoded here:
- a CDS encoding type IV pilus twitching motility protein PilT — its product is MTTPASPSSLNLRVLLEEVIERGASDLHITAGERPKMRIDGDIIDSSIEAVLQPKDTMQLAYSVLTENQKKRFEMEDELDFSFGIQNLARFRGNCFKQRGCVSMVIRQIPFDIKTFQDLGLPKVISDLSDKPRGLILVTGPTGSGKSTTLAAMIDKINKEIKGHIITIEDPIEFIHRHQGCIVNQREVGSDTKSFGAALKYALRQDPDVVLIGEMRDLETIQAGLTIAETGHLAFATLHTNSAAEAINRIIDVFPSHQQSQVRAQLAFSLEGIITQTLLPKMGGKGRAMAAEILVVTPAIRALIRDDKIHQIYSMMQSGKKYGMQTMNDALYNLYVTRMVSFDDCIRASHDPVELARMCGVALDGADEKRPGSPTPSITGTRR
- a CDS encoding M13 family metallopeptidase, encoding MTSRSMRYLAAAAALSVATAAAASAQQGDAGTFARANFDTTCAPCTDFYEYANGGWLKTHTIPPDKTSLASFGILADKNQEVVHQIVVDAASLVRSRETKPGTNDWKIGTYYMACMDTAAIDRRGMKPLQPALDAIDAVKTTDDVVRAFGVRDAGGGGRGGGGLAPFSLGPGPDPKNANDIIVAATQGGLGMSSRDDYLNDDPRTVNMRGEYVNHMARSLALIGENDRQARADADAVLAVETALARVQISRVAMRDPNATYHKMDLAEFQQMTPRIDWARYLEQQGAKGVTTVNVRTPSFFAALDSLLPAVSVKDWKAYLRWHATNSAMAALGAPFRAEAFRWEQIQTGIKEPPPRWRECAQSTNGALGEAVGQEYIARNFSPAAKARAAKMVDNLVSALRERIEGLDWMSAATKQQAVIKLDAYLRKVAYPDHWRSYASLDIRTGDYFGNLRTVAAWNSAHNWDKVGKPLDKSEWSMMPPTVNASYSPSLNQIQFPAGILQPPFFDPRADDAVNYGAIGAVIGHEMTHGFDDQGRQFDAHGDLRDWWTPEDAAKYKVAAQRVVDQFNGYAVLGGEAHVNGQLTLGENIADLGGLTVAYAAMEKALGNTPRTKIDGFTPEQRFFLAWAQIWRGLQRPQAELQQIKTNPHSPGNWRVDGPLSNMPEFKKAWGCKDGDAMVRPDSLRAVIW
- a CDS encoding ATPase, T2SS/T4P/T4SS family produces the protein MAAPVASSERIGDILLREGLISKEQLDRALQEQRQNGTRVGYNLVKLGFIHETELTKVLARQFKMPAVDLSKFEVDPRIAKLIPGDLALKHLVLPLKREGRTLTVAMADPTNLGVLEDLKFITRYDIFPVIAGEFTIKNALDKIFEDADLQMTSLLDDIEGMGLDGDVEVVEDREEEVSAAALAAAVDDAPVVKLINAILSDAVKKGASDIHFECFENELRVRYRVDGALSEVMKPPKKMQAALVSRFKIMASLNIAERRVPQDGRIKLKMGNKVIDYRVSTLPTLFGEKIVLRILDKGNLTLDLEKFGIEPKAEKDLMEAVTNPYGMVLVTGPTGSGKTTTLYSAISKINTIDVNIMTAEDPVEYNMFGVNQVLVRNEVGMTFAAALRAFLRQDPNIIMVGEIRDLETGSIAIKAALTGHLVLSTLHTNSAPETVTRLMDMGLEPFNVASALNLVLAQRLLRRICPNCKEKYTPSDDDLAIAKVTRKTTLRELRFTDYAIDAARLRATKEAAPYLAHVTLDTTFGELAYFRGVGCDTCGGSGLKGRQGVYEVLPMTPAIRKLVMMNVGAAEIRDAAIEEGMLTLRMDAWMKVMKGIATIEQMCRETSA
- a CDS encoding type II secretion system F family protein produces the protein MSTFSYTARTANGQLKTDTMEAATRDEAIANLRRQRLTVVKIDENASKKKRMGKISMRDIVIFTRQFSTMINAGLPLVQALDILAQQSESPALRDTTRQVVFDVESGHTVADALRKHPKAFTELYVNMVAAGEAGGILDTILLRLAVFMEKNDALVRKVKGAMIYPAVIMSVAATAIAVLLIFVIPVFQNMFSSVNIALPLPTRIVIGLSNFLKNFWWAVGGGLFAASWMFKRYYATPDGKLAIDRMALQAPVLGDVLRKSAVSRFTRTLGTLIGSGVSILDGLEITAKTAGNRVIQDAIMESRASIAGGETISAPLKKSNVFPPMVISMINVGEQTGGLDEMLSKIADFYDEEVDAAVSNLLALMEPAMIVFLGVVVGGMVVAMYLPIFDMVNAVQ